The Christensenella timonensis DNA segment GACGGCTCTACAGGTAACGTATATGGCGAAGCGATCGAAACACAGGAAGCTCAGGTAACGGGCGATTTTGCTACCGTTATGGGTTGGGCAGATTCGATCAGGAGACTGAAAGTCAGAACGAATGCAGATACGCCGCACGATGCGGAGCAGGCGATCGAGTTCGGTGCGGAAGGTATCGGCCTGTGCCGTACGGAGCACATGTTCTTCGCGGAAGACAGGATCGCTGCCATGCGTGAAATGATCGTTTCCAAGACGGTCGAACAGAGGGAAAAAGCTCTCAGCAAGCTTCTGCCGATGCAGAAGGAAGACTTCAAGGGCATCTATAAGGCAATGAAGGGCAATCCGGTTACGATCCGCTTCCTGGATCCGCCGCTGCATGAATTCCTGCCCACGGCTGCTGACGACATCGCGGCCCTTGCAAAAGAGATGAATATGAGCGTTGACGACCTGCAGGGCATCATCGACAGCCTGCACGAGTTCAACCCGATGCTGGGACACCGTGGCTGCCGTCTGGCGGTTACATTCCCGGAAATCGCTGTGATGCAGACAAGGGCGGTCATGGAAGCTGCGATCGAAACGATCAATGAAACCGGCTATGACATCGTTCCGGAAATCATGATCCCGCTCGTCGGCGACGTGAAGGAACTGAAGTATGTCAAAGACTTTGTCGTTGAAACAGCTGAAAAGGTTATGGAAGAAAAAGGCAAGAAGATCGACTATAAGGTCGGTACGATGATCGAAGTGCCGAGAGCTGCTGTAACGGCTGATGAGATCGCGAAGGAAGCGGAGTTCTTCTCGTTTGGCACGAATGACCTGACGCAGATGACGTTTGGCTTCAGCCGTGACGACGCCGGCAAGTTCCTTGACGATTATTATACGAAGAAAATCTACGAATCCGATCCGTTTGCCAAACTGGATCAGGACGGCGTAGGTAAGCTCGTGAAGATGGCTGTTGAACTGGGCCGGAAGACAAGACCCGATATCAAACTTGGGATCTGCGGTGAGCACGGCGGAGACCCGTCCACTGTTGAATTCTGCGACAGCTTAGGCCTCAACTATGTGTCCTGCTCGCCGTTCCGCGTACCGATCGCGAGACTGGCTGCGGCACACGCGGTTGTAAAGTCCAAATAAATTAAAGTAACATCATCAAAAGACGCGTTATGCAAATAACGCGTCTTTTTGCGTGCGTTTTACTGCAGGCACAGAAGTCAGGCGGAATGCGTTTGAAATGAAGAACAATATAAGGTATAATTTAGAACATAATGCAGAATAAAGGAGCAGAAGGTAAGTTGGAAAAAGTAGTTATGCCCATGGTGGCGTTAAGGGGATTGGTCATTTTCCCGTATATGGTACTGCACTTTGACGTAGGCAGGGAGGCTTCTGTCGCGGCGGTGGAAGAGTGTGTCGTACAGGGGCGGGATATTTTCCTGGTGACACAGAAGGATATGAAAATTGAATCGCCTGAAATAACGGACGTACATGAGATCGGTACGATCGCCAAGGTGAAACAGGTATTGAAGCTTCCTGGGGATACGCTGCGCGTGCTGGTGGAAGGCGAGCGACGGGCGCGTATCCTTTCATATGCGGAGCGCGAGCCGTACATCCAGGCGGAGGTAGAGCCGATCCCGGATGAGGTGACCACGGATAAGGCACAGGAAGTTTTGAAGGAAGCTTATATGCGCCGCATCACGGATCTGTTTGAGCGGTTTGCGTCTTTGGGGGCACGCGTCCCGGGCGAAACCTTGTTTACGATCAGCGAGATCGAGGAGCCGGGCAAGTTTGCGGACATGATCGCCTCCAATGTGGCAATCAAGCTCGACGATAAGCAGCGCGTGCTTGACTGTATCGACGAGCTCGACCGGCTGCAGCTTGTTGTGAATATCCTGAAAAAGGAAATCGATATTTTGGAGATCGACAAGGAAATCGCCTCCTCCGTCAAGCAGCAGATCGATAAATCCCAGAGGGAGTATTTCCTGCGCGAGCAGATGAAGGTGATCCAGAAGGAACTGGGCGAAACGGAAAACGATGAAGACGAAGTCGAAGAGCTTCGGAAGAAGATTCAGGAGCTGCCTTTAAGCGACGAAGCACGCGCCAAGGCGGAAAAGGAACTGGCGCGTATGGTCAAGATGGCGCCGGGTTCGCCGGAAATCAGCGTTCTTAGAAGCTATATCGACTGGATCGTAAGCCTGCCGTGGGGAAAATATACGGTGGACAACCTGGATCTGCAGAACGCACGCAAGATTTTGGACGAGGATCATTACGGGCTTGACAAGGTCAAGGACAGGATCATCGAGTTCCTTGCGGTGCGCAAATTGAAAAACGACATGCGCGGGCCGATCCTCTGCCTTGCGGGGCCTCCGGGCGTTGGTAAAACATCGATCGCCCATTCGATCGCGCGTGCGCTCGATAAGAAGTTTGTGCGTATGTCCCTGGGAGGCGTGCGCGACGAAGCGGAGATCCGCGGGCACAGGAGGACGTATATTGGCGCGATCCCCGGACGCATCATCTCATCGATTAAGCAGGCGGACAGTATGAATCCGCTTTTCCTGCTGGACGAGATCGACAAGATGTCCAGCGACTTCAGGGGCGATCCGGCATCGGCGATGCTCGAAGTGCTCGACCCGGAGATCAACAATACGTTCCGGGATCATTACCTGGACATCGACTTTGATTTGTCAAAGGTCATGTTCATTACAACAGCCAACGATATCAGCACGATCCCACGGCCGCTGTACGACCGGATGGAGATCATCCAAATCGACAGTTATACGGATGTGGAAAAGCTCAATATTGCCAAAAGGCACCTGATGCCAAAGCAGGCGAAGGCGCATGGTTTAAAGCCGTCGGCAATAAAAGTCTCCGACGCGGCGATCATGGATATCATCCACCTGTACACTGCGGAAAGCGGCGTGCGCAGTTTGGAGCGCGAGCTGGCGGCGATCATGCGCAAGGCAGCCGTCAAGACCGTGGAAACGGGGGCAGCGAAGATATCCGTATCGCAGAAAAACCTGAAGGAGTTTTTGGGGCACCCGAAGCGCAGCGAAAACGATATGATAAAGCAGGACACGGTCGGCGTGGTGACCGGCCTTGCATGGACGGCTGTCGGCGGACAGACGATGCCGGTCGAAGCGTCGGTGATCCCGGGGACGGGGAAGGTGGAGCTCACCGGACAGCTGGGCGATGTAATGAAAGAATCCGCGAAAACGGGGATATCCGTTGTGCGCGCGATGATGAAAAAGCTAAAGCTGCCGCTCGATATCAACGAGAAAACGGATTTGCACATCCATGTGCCTGAGGGAGCGATCCCCAAAGACGGGCCGTCGGCAGGGGTCACAATGGTGACGGCGCTTGTATCCGCGCTCACGAAGCGTCCTGTGCGTCATGATATCGCGATGACGGGCGAGATCACCCTGACGGGGCGGGTACTCAAGATCGGCGGCATCAAGGAAAAGGCGCTTGCCGCTTTGCGGGCGGGAATCCATACGATCATCCTGCCGAAGGATAACCAGGGAGACCTGGAAGAATTGCCGCAATCCGTACGGGACCAGCTATCGTTTGTTTTTGCCACCAAAATAGACGACGTACTCAAGCATGCGATCGTGGCGGAGAAAAAATAGTGGAAATTAAAAAGGCAGCCTTTTATAAAAGTATGAAAAAGAGCGTGGATTATCCGGGAGGGGATCTCCCGGAAATCGCGTTTGCAGGAAAGTCCAATGTGGGGAAGTCCTCCCTGATCAACTATCTTGCCAACAATTCCAAGCTTGCTTACGTCAGCAAACAGCCGGGCAAGACGCGTCTGATCAATTATTTTTTGATCAACGATTCGTTCTATCTGGTAGACTTGCCGGGGTACGGCTTTGCGCGTGTATCGAAAGCGGAGAAGGATTCGTGGGCAGAGATGATGCAGGATTACTTCCGCGTGGCACGGGGGCTGCGTGCCATGGTCATCCTGATCGATATCCGGCATAATCCGACAGGCGACGACGTGCAGATGATCGAATGGGCGGCACACTACGGTATACCGTTTATGGTCGCAGCGACAAAGGCCGATAAGATCGCGAAATCAAAGCGTTTCCATTATGTGGTACAAATGGCGAAATATATCAGCGCTGCGCTCGATATCGATATGGATATCGATATCGTACCGGTAAGCTCGACAGACAAGCGGGGGAAAGAGGAGATCGTTGCGTATATGGAAAAAATGACCGCGGAGGAAACGCGTGCATGAATATTTATGCGATTGGGGATCTGCATTTGTCCAATGCACAGCCGAAGGCGATGGATATCTTTGGGGAGCATTGGATCAATCATTTCGAGAAGATCAGCAGCGATTGGAATGCACGTGTCAAAAAAGGGGACGTAGTGCTGATTCCGGGGGATATCAGCTGGGCGATGAAACTGGAGGACGCGCGGCCGGATTTGGACGCGATCTGCGCATTGCCGGGAACCAAGCTTTTGCTCAAAGGGAACCATGACTATTGGTGGAGCTCTATGACGCAAATAAACGCCCTGTTGACAAACGATACTTACATAGTGCAAAATAACAGCATTGCGATCGGGGATTTCGTGTTCTGCGGCACGCGGGGATGGATGTTCCCGCAGGATAACAGTTTCAGTGAAAACGACCGCAAGATCTATGAACGGGAAAAGATGCGCCTTAGGATGTCCCTTGACAGCGCCAAAAAGGATGAAGGAAAAAGAAAAATCGTCATGATGCACTTTCCGCCTGTTTATGAAACGATACAGGATACGGAATTCAACGCGATCCTGCAGGAATACGGGGTGGAGGAAGTTGTTTTTGGCCACCTGCATGGGGAAATCTTGAAAAATATTTGCCTGACGGATCTTAAAATCGGTTCGGTAAACTATAATTTGACCTCGGCCGATTACCTGCATTTCAAACTAAAACAAATCATTTAGGAGAGCACAAAAAAATACGATAAGAATGCAAAAAAACGCAAAATGAAGATTTTGCGTTTTTTTGTTCGTTTCATTGAAAAATGCTTGCATAATGGGTGGGATAGTGATAAAATTTGATTAAAAGTGGTGAAATGTGGTTAAAAGTGGTGAAAGGAGTTTGCGGCAGGCCATGCTGATTGGAGAATATTCGCACAATTTAGACGCCAAAGGCAGAGTGTTCATGCCCGCGAAATTTCGTGACGACCTGGGCGAAAGCTTTATCGTTACGAAAGGCGTGGGTAAATGCCTGTTTGTATTCTCCAAAAGCGAATGGGAAAATTTTGCCGGAAAGCTGAAAGACCTGCCGGTATCGGATGTTGCCGCACAGAGCTTTACACGTATGCTGTTTGCAAGCGCGTGCGAATGCGAGGGCGACAAACAAGGCAGGATATTGTTGCCGCAGCGCCTGCGCGACCATATTGGGGCCATCAAGGAAACGGTGATCATCGGCGTAATGACAAGGGCGGAAATCTGGTCTAAGGAAGGCTGGGAGGAATACAACGACAGCGCATACAAGGATTATGAAGAGACGCTCGCGAAGCTTGCGGAGCTTGGCATATGATGGCGCAAAGCGGCCACGTGCCCGTCCTGTATGAAGAAACGATCCATGCACTTCGTCTGGAAAGCGGGAAAACGATCGTTGACGGGACGATGGGCGGCGGCGGACATTCGCGGGGGATCCTGGAAAGGATATCGCCGGGAGGAAAGCTGATCGGAATCGACAAGGATACGGCGGCGATCCGGCGTTGCAGGCAGGGGCTGAAAGAGTTTGAAAGCCAAATATTATTCGTCCATGATGATTTTAAAAATATCAGGGAGATCCTTGCGGCAAACGGGATCGGTAAGATAGACGGCGCGGTGCTAGACCTGGGGGTTTCCTCTTACCAGCTCAACGAGGGAGAACGGGGCTTTTCCTACCAACAGGATGCGGCGCTCGATATGAGGATGAACCAAGAAAGCGCCCTGAGCGCAAAGACGGTAGTCAACGAATATCCGCAAAATGAATTAACGCGGATATTGCGCGAATATGGAGAAGAAAGATGGGCGGCGCGTATTGCGAAATTTATTGCAGAAGCGCGGGCCCAAAAAGAGATAGAAACGACGGAGGAACTGACACAGATCATCAAAAATGCGATCCCGGCCGCGGCACGGCGGGAAGGGCCGCATCCGGCAAAACGAACGTTCCAGGCGATACGCATTGAAGTGAACGGCGAGCTTGCGGGCCTTGGGCAGGCGCTGGAAGACTATGTACAGGCGCTTACAAGCGGCGGAAGGCTGGCGGTGATCACCTTCCATTCGTTAGAAGACAGGATCGTCAAGCAGACTTTCAAAAAGCTGTTCGATCCGTGCGAATGTCCGAAAGATTTCCCGGTCTGTGTATGCGGAAAGGCCAGCCAGGTCAAGCTGGTGACCAGGAAACCGATCATTCCGGGCGAAGAAGAACTGGGAAACAACCCAAGAGCGCGCAGTGCAAAGCTGCGCATAGTGGAAAAACGATAGCGGAGAGGATGAATCAATGAACGCGATACCGCAAAAGGCGCATAATTACGAAAGAATACAGATACCGCGCAACAATACGGCAAATATAAACGCACAGCAGCGCATGGGCAGGATCACTGACATGCAGGCTTATAATATGCGCAAAATCGCTATGCAGCGCAAAAAAGCATATGAAGAACGCATGGAATATGAACGTGCACGGCAACAGGAACAGCGCGCAAAAGCGGCACGCAGCGCACAGCAAAGGCGCGAGGTTTACGAAACGCGGGAAACGATCCGCCAGACGGGGGTCAAGAATGTCGTAGGCGGCAGGAAGCTGACGCCGGCATACGAAGTAAGCGCACCCGCGGGAAACTATGGCTATAACGCACCCGTACGTGAACGCAGTATGCGCCAGCAGCCGAGAAACTCTTATGCGCAGCAAAGAGCGGCATATGCTCCGGCGTATGAAAGGTCGTATGAACGGCCCGTATCCCGCCCAATGCAGAGAAGGAAACCGATCCATGGCTTTGACATGGTGGAAGCAACGGATGCGACCGCGTATAATGGAGTAAAGCCAATCGCAGTGGAATATGAAGCGCCCAAGAAAAAAGGAGTCGTTTCCACGATCATCCTGATCGCTGTGGTTTTTGCGGTTTTGGCAGGAATCCTGATCCGCTATTCGCAGATCAGTAATCTGAATTACCAGAACGCACAGCTGGAATCCCGCATTGAATCGCTTTCACAGGATCTAGACAAGGCAAAGATGGAAGTTTCGTTAAAGGAAGACCTGAGCAGTATCCGGCAGCAGGCGGCGGCGATGGGGATGTCTGAACCCAAAGACAACCAGATCGTATTCGTAGAACCGGAAGCACAGGCTGCCGCAGCCGATACGGCGGATACGCAGGATACGGTAACAGCGGAGGGAAGCACGGATCTGTCCCAGCCGGCAGGCGGCAATGATGCTGCAAGTGGATTTTCCGGCTTCATCAATACAATTTTGGATACGATCAAAGGATGGTTCCAGAATTAAACAGGAGTAAACATTGTCGACTTCACGGGTTTTAGTAACCAGGAAAAGGTTGCTGGTCATACTGATCATATTGTCTGTACTCATTATCCTGCTCATGTCACGAGTGGGATATTGGTCTTTATTTAAGGGAGAATGGCTACAGGAAAAAGCGCAGAAACAATGGACGCGCGATGTGGCGGTGGACGCAAAACGAGGATCTATTTTCGACCGCAATATGTATGTGCTTGCACAAAGCGCCGCGGCGGATACAGTCGCGCTGCAGCCGGAGACGATCGACAAAGCCGGCAATGCAGACCAGGTGGCGGACGAGCTTTCCCGTATTTTGGAGATGCCGAGGGAAGACGTGTATGCAAAAGCGACCAATACTGAGAAAAAGGAAATCTGGCTCAAACGGCAAATCACAACGGAGCAATCCGAGGAAATCGCCAACTTGAAATTAAAGGGCGTCAGCCTGATTGGCGATGTGAAGAGGTTTTACCTGAATAAGGATTTTGCATCGCAGGTCATTGGATATACGACGCAGGACGGCGTTGGGCAGACGGGTATCGAGAAGCGTTATAACAGCACGCTGGAAGGCCGCCAGGGCAGGCAGGTCACAGAGACGGCAAAGGACGGAAGCGGCGTGCCCAATGGGCAGGAAATGGTGATCGAGCCGCAGGATGGGCAAAGCGTTGTCCTGACGATCGACGAAATGGCGCAGAGCATTTTGGAGGACGCGTGCAACTCACTGTATGCAGACCATTCGCCGGACAGCGTACAGGGGCTGGTATTGGACGTTACCACAGGTGAAGTGCTGGCGATGGCGAACATTCCGCAATTTGACCTGAATAATCCGCCGCGCGAGGATGCGACGGCACTCGCGTCAATGTCCGTCAATACCATCACTGCGACGCCGTACGAACCCGGAAGCATTTTTGGGGTCTTTACATTGGCGGCCGCAATGAACGAGAATATGGCGGGCGAATACAGTTGCAGCGGTTCCGTAGTCGTGGACGGCGAAAAGATTTCGTGTAGGGCGGTGCATGGGACGCAGAATATGATGCAGGCAGTGGAGGATCACTGCAGCATCGCGGCAGCGCTCCAATCGGATGCACTGGGCAAGGATACGTTATACCAATACCTGAAAGCGTTTGGTTTTGGTGAAAAGACGGGGATCGATTTTTCGACCGATACGCAGGGCGACGTGATGGAGAAAAAATATGCGCGGCAAGCGGACGTTGCGCTGATGGGCGCGGGCGAAAACATGAAGGTCTCGCAGATACAGATGGCGAACGCGCTGGCGTCGATCCTGAACGGGGGGACGCTGTATACGCCGCGGCTGGTATTGGGCCTTGCGGACAGCAATGGAAATATCGTTGAAAAATATGAAGCGGAAGTAAAAGGGCAGACGGTTTCTTCCGAGGTGGCGTCGCAAATCAAGGAGATGATGCTCGACTACATCCAAAGCGGCGATGGCACACAGGCGCAGATCGCAGGATACTCCGTAGGAGGCTTAAGCGGGTCATCGGCATTTTATGATGGCGATACGCCTATGCAGGGGAAGATGGTATCGTCCTTCTTTGCCTTCGCGCCGTCTGAAACTCCCAGGTATCTTGTGATGGTCACTGCAAACGGAATCGCATCAGGGGAAAGCAATGACACGGTTTGCGCGCCGTATGCAAAGAAGGTGCTGGAGGATATCCTGAAAAACAACAATATTGCACCTGACGACGAGGCGGCGCGTAGTGCACAAAAAACCGTTGTGCCAAATGTGGTAGGGATGGAGATGCAGACGGCAAAGGATACGCTTGAAAATGCGGGGCTCACAGTTAAGCTGGACGGAAGCGGTAATGTGCTGAGCCAGATACCTGCGGCGGAAGAGGAAGTCTATGCCGGTTCTACGGTAACGCTCAATATGGAAACAAAATCGGAATCGGCGCCGGTGGCAGAAATGACTACGGTTCCTGATTTTGCGGGCATGAGCATAGCGGATGCACGCGATGCGGCGGTTGCCGCAGGATTAAAATTTGTGGCGCTCGGCGACGGTGTGGCGCAAGGCCAGAAGCCGGCGGCAAACCTGCAAGTGGAAAAAGGTACGACGGTGACAGTACAGTTCAATCTACAAATAGACACGGCACAGTAGCGGGACACAATATTTTGTGGTATAATACTTTTGTTTATGGAGGAGGTCACGAAAAAATGAGACTGTCTGAAATATTTCGCGGTATCAGATGTGACATAAGAAGCGACAAAGATATAGAGATTAAGGACTTAAAGTATGATTCCCGTGATGTGAAGCGTGGCGATCTGTTTTTTTGTATCGCCGGGTTTGCCGAAGACGGACACAAGTATGCGCCGGACGCGGTAAGGAAAGGCGCTGCGGCAATTGCCGTGACGGAATACCAGCCGGAGCTTGCCGTTCCGCAGGTCATCGTGAAGGACGACAGGGCTGCGATGGCCCTTGCCGCCTGTAATTTTTTTGGTAATCCTGCCAAGCGTATGACGATGGTAGGCGTGACGGGAACCAATGGAAAAACGACGACGACATATATGCTGAAATCGATTGCCGAACAGGCCGGGTATAAAGTAGGACTGATCGGCACGATTGTGAACATGATCGGGGACAGGGAAATCCATACCGAACGCACGACACCCGAGTCTGTTGACCTGCAGAGGCTGTTGAAAAAGATGGCGGACCACAAGTGCGAGATGGTAGTGATGGAGGTGTCTTCACATTCCCTGGACTTAAAACGCGTTTATGGCATTGAATTTGATATTGGTATTTTTACCAACCTGACACAGGATCATTTGGATTTTCATAAGACGTGGGACAATTACATCCACGCGAAGAGCCTTTTGTTTGAGCAATCGCAAAAGTCCATTATCAATATCGATGACGACAGTGCGGCCAACATGATGGCTGCGGCAAAGAGCGAGGTCGTCAAATACAGCGTGATGCAGCCGGTACAATATATGGCGAAGGAGATCGAGATCACGCATGAGGGGACGAAATTCACCGTCGATATGGGCGCTAATACCCTGAACATCGAGGTGGCTATCCCCGGCCAATTTACCGTATACAATGCATTGGGGGCAATCGTGGCAGCGCATGCCCTCGGAATCAGTGCGCACTATATCGAGCAGGGCTTAAAGAAGCTACGCCCGGTGGCCGGCCGGTTCCAGCCTTTGGATACACATGGACAGGATTTTGGGATCATACTCGATTATGCACACACGCCCGACAGCCTGAAAAACGCGCTTTCTACCTTGCGAGGGTTTGCGCCAGGCCGCGTTGTGACGATTGTCGGCTGCGGCGGGAACCGCGATACGACAAAACGCCCGATCATGGGAAAAATAGCAGGGGATTACTCTGATTTTACTGTGTTGACATCCGATAACCCGCGCTTTGAAGAACCGTCGGCGATCCTAGACCAGATCGAAGAAGGGATGAAGGAATCGGGCGGGGAATATACGCGCATCGAGGATCGCAGGGAAGCGATCAGGTGGGCGATCAAAAACGCCCGGCCCCAGGATATGATCCTGCTGGCAGGAAAAGGACACGAGGACTACCAGGAGATCAAGGGCGTAAAGCACGACTTTGATGAAAAGGTCGTTGTGGAAGAAATATTGAATGAACTTGGATTTACAAATAAAAAAGACGGAAACGAAGAGGAATAAGGCTTTATGGACTTTATGGTAAACATGTTATTCTCGATCCTGATTGCATTTGGAATAACATTTGTTGCGGCAAAGATCATCATACCGCTCTTAAGGAAAGCGAAAGCGGGACAGCATGTAAGGGATGACGGGCCGCAAACACATCTGGTAAAGGAAGGCACGCCTACGATGGGCGGCATTATTATGTTGATCGGCATCGTGGCGACGAGCTTTATTTTTTCTTCGGGTGATATACGCTATACGGTTTTTGCCGTGGTCACAGTGTTGGCGTTTTCCGTGATCGGATTTTTGGATGACGGTTTAAAGTTATTCAAAAAGCGGTCTTTGGGGTTGCGCGCGTGGCAGAAGATCGTCCTGCAGCTGGTTGCTGCGGCAGTGGTCGCGTGCCTCGCGTATTTCTGGCTGGATATTAAAACGGTGCTGATCCCAATCGCCGGGACGGAATGGCAGCTGGGAGCGGGCTTTATTCCATTTACGATGTTTGTGCTGATCGCGATGGTCAACAGTGTAAACCTGACGGATGGGCTGGACGGCCTCGCAACAGGGATTACGCTGATCAATTCCGCCACGTTTATCCTGATTTTTATTTTCAGTGTGTTGGGTGCGGCGTTGATCAGCCCGGAGATACAAGCGGATATGTCGAACATGACCATGTTTGCGGCAGCTGTGTTGGGGACGTGTATCGCCTTTTTGTGCTTCAATGCCTATCCGGCCAAGGTTTTTATGGGGGATACGGGATCGTTCCTTTTGGGGGCGGCGCTCACGGCGATGGGGATCGCTACGGAGATGCAGCTGTTCCTGCCGATCATGGGCTTCATGTTTGTATTGTCGGCGATCTCGGTGATCATCCAGGTGGGCTCCTTTAAACTGCGCGGAAAGCGGGTGTTCCGGATGGCCCCGCTCCACCATCATTTTGAACTGGCGGGCGTCCCGGAGACAAAAGTAGTCTCGGGGTACATGGCCGCTACGATGCTTTTGAGCGTTGGGGGTTTGTTGTTCTTCTTTGCATGACTTTCGGAGGCAGGAAATGGAATACAAAAATAAGAAAGTTCTCGTTATAGGAATGGCAAAAAGCGGTATTTCGTCCGCTGTATTGCTTTGTAAATTGGGCGCTGATGTGACGATCTACGATGTGAAAAGAAGGTCGGATTTCCCGGCGGAATTATTCGCGGAATTGGATCAGTACCAATATCACGATATGTTGGGCTCTGACCCGACAGAGCAGGTTGCTGATATGGACGTCCTTGTATTGAGCCCCGGCGTACCGCTGGGCTTGCCTTTCATCAGGCGCGCTTATGAGCTGAATAAAAAGGTGATTGCGGAGATCGAGCTGGGATTTGACGTTTCCAAGGCGGACTTTATTGCGATCACGGGGACGAATGGAAAAACGACGACAACGGCATTGACGGGGGAAATTTTTAAGAATGCCGGGATACATACGCATGTGTTGGGCAACATTGGCGTACCGATCACGCAGGAGGCGCTCATCACGCAGCCGGGGGACGTCGTCGTGGCGGAGACGGCTGCCTTGCAGCTCGATACGATCGAGACATACTGTCCTAAGGAAAGCGCGATCTTAAATATCACGGAAGATCATCTTGACCGCTACGGCACGATGGAGAACTACATTGCCGCCAAAGCGAAAATATTCAAGAACCAAAATGCGGAAGATTTTTGCGTACTCAATTATGACAATGAAATCGTAAGGGAGCTGGAAGGAGCGATCAACGCGCAGGTTTTCTGGTTCAGCACGGATCGGATACTGGAAAACGGGGCCTATGTACGCGACGGAAGCATTTGTTTTTCGGTAGATGGGATGGAAAAGATGATCATGCCGGCGAAGGATTTACACATCCCGGGGAAGCATAACCTGGAAAATGCACTTGCGGCGACTGCTCTTGCCTGCCTTTACGGGATACCTACAGAGGTGGTGGCCGATACGCTGCGTACCTTCCCGGGGGTGGAGCACCGCATCGAATTTGTGCGTAAAGTGAACGGCGTATCGTTTATCAACGATTCCAAAGGCACCAACCCGGATGCGACGATCCATGCGATCCATGCGATGACGGAACCGACCGTGCTCATTTTAGGCGGTTATGACAAGAAAAATGATTTTGTTCCCTTATTCATGGAATTTACACCGATGATCAAGGCGGTTTTGGTGCTGGGGGACACGGCGCAGAAGATCATTGACGCCGCGCGCGCCTGCGGGTATGAAAACTATATCAAGGCCAACGGCTTC contains these protein-coding regions:
- the lon gene encoding endopeptidase La, whose product is MQNKGAEGKLEKVVMPMVALRGLVIFPYMVLHFDVGREASVAAVEECVVQGRDIFLVTQKDMKIESPEITDVHEIGTIAKVKQVLKLPGDTLRVLVEGERRARILSYAEREPYIQAEVEPIPDEVTTDKAQEVLKEAYMRRITDLFERFASLGARVPGETLFTISEIEEPGKFADMIASNVAIKLDDKQRVLDCIDELDRLQLVVNILKKEIDILEIDKEIASSVKQQIDKSQREYFLREQMKVIQKELGETENDEDEVEELRKKIQELPLSDEARAKAEKELARMVKMAPGSPEISVLRSYIDWIVSLPWGKYTVDNLDLQNARKILDEDHYGLDKVKDRIIEFLAVRKLKNDMRGPILCLAGPPGVGKTSIAHSIARALDKKFVRMSLGGVRDEAEIRGHRRTYIGAIPGRIISSIKQADSMNPLFLLDEIDKMSSDFRGDPASAMLEVLDPEINNTFRDHYLDIDFDLSKVMFITTANDISTIPRPLYDRMEIIQIDSYTDVEKLNIAKRHLMPKQAKAHGLKPSAIKVSDAAIMDIIHLYTAESGVRSLERELAAIMRKAAVKTVETGAAKISVSQKNLKEFLGHPKRSENDMIKQDTVGVVTGLAWTAVGGQTMPVEASVIPGTGKVELTGQLGDVMKESAKTGISVVRAMMKKLKLPLDINEKTDLHIHVPEGAIPKDGPSAGVTMVTALVSALTKRPVRHDIAMTGEITLTGRVLKIGGIKEKALAALRAGIHTIILPKDNQGDLEELPQSVRDQLSFVFATKIDDVLKHAIVAEKK
- the yihA gene encoding ribosome biogenesis GTP-binding protein YihA/YsxC, with product MEIKKAAFYKSMKKSVDYPGGDLPEIAFAGKSNVGKSSLINYLANNSKLAYVSKQPGKTRLINYFLINDSFYLVDLPGYGFARVSKAEKDSWAEMMQDYFRVARGLRAMVILIDIRHNPTGDDVQMIEWAAHYGIPFMVAATKADKIAKSKRFHYVVQMAKYISAALDIDMDIDIVPVSSTDKRGKEEIVAYMEKMTAEETRA
- a CDS encoding metallophosphoesterase, with protein sequence MNIYAIGDLHLSNAQPKAMDIFGEHWINHFEKISSDWNARVKKGDVVLIPGDISWAMKLEDARPDLDAICALPGTKLLLKGNHDYWWSSMTQINALLTNDTYIVQNNSIAIGDFVFCGTRGWMFPQDNSFSENDRKIYEREKMRLRMSLDSAKKDEGKRKIVMMHFPPVYETIQDTEFNAILQEYGVEEVVFGHLHGEILKNICLTDLKIGSVNYNLTSADYLHFKLKQII
- the mraZ gene encoding division/cell wall cluster transcriptional repressor MraZ, whose amino-acid sequence is MLIGEYSHNLDAKGRVFMPAKFRDDLGESFIVTKGVGKCLFVFSKSEWENFAGKLKDLPVSDVAAQSFTRMLFASACECEGDKQGRILLPQRLRDHIGAIKETVIIGVMTRAEIWSKEGWEEYNDSAYKDYEETLAKLAELGI
- the rsmH gene encoding 16S rRNA (cytosine(1402)-N(4))-methyltransferase RsmH, coding for MAQSGHVPVLYEETIHALRLESGKTIVDGTMGGGGHSRGILERISPGGKLIGIDKDTAAIRRCRQGLKEFESQILFVHDDFKNIREILAANGIGKIDGAVLDLGVSSYQLNEGERGFSYQQDAALDMRMNQESALSAKTVVNEYPQNELTRILREYGEERWAARIAKFIAEARAQKEIETTEELTQIIKNAIPAAARREGPHPAKRTFQAIRIEVNGELAGLGQALEDYVQALTSGGRLAVITFHSLEDRIVKQTFKKLFDPCECPKDFPVCVCGKASQVKLVTRKPIIPGEEELGNNPRARSAKLRIVEKR